Below is a window of Picosynechococcus sp. PCC 7002 DNA.
TCAGCGTTGTAGCCTACCTCCGGTAGTCGAAACATGGTTAAGGAATGCACCGAAAATCGAGGACAGCAAAATTTAGCCTGTACAATTGTCTTGAATCTAACGATATCTTTTTACCTGTGATGCTAAAACAAGGTAGCTCACGCACTTAATTCATTATTTTTCATTATTTTCAGACTATTTAAGAGGAGTCATCACTTCAATGAAAAAAGTAGAAGCCATTATTCGCCCCTTCAAACTCGATGAAGTCAAAATCGCCCTCGTCAATGCAGGCATCGTCGGCATGACCGTTTCTGAAGTTCGCGGTTTCGGTCGCCAAAAAGGACAAACAGAAAGATATCGCGGTTCTGAGTACACCGTTGAATTCCTCCAAAAGCTCAAGATTGAGATTGTCATCGATGATGATCAAGTAGATGCAGTCGTTGACAAAATTGTTGCGGCGGCCCGGACTGGGGAAATCGGCGACGGGAAAATCTTTATTTCTCCTGTGGATCAAATTGTGCGGATCCGGACTGGCGAAAAAGACCTCGAAGCTGTCTAAAATCGCCCCTGGTGCTCAGTTAAGTTTTTTTAAAATTGTCCACAACTATCCCCCACAGCTCCCTCTTGATTTGAGGGAGTTTTTTTTACGAATCAGCAATGACTTGAATGGTGCCAACCATCCCCGCTGCGGCATGGCCAGGGACAGAACAATGCAGTTCAAATTTGCCTGTCTTTTGGGGAATCAAAATCCATTCGGCGATCGCCCCTGGCTTGAGTTCGAGTTCGTGGATCGCCCCTTTTACTTCCACCTTGCCCGCTTCGACTTTTTGAGTCCAACTGGTATCGGCAAAATCCTTGGCCGTGAAGTAGTGTTTTTGATTGCTGGGATTATCGAGGAGTAATTTGTAGCGTTGGCCAGCGACAAATTCCAACTGGTCAGGGACAAATCGTAGGGCGCCACTGGTTGTACCCAGATGGATCTGCATTTCCTGGAGGGGCTGTTGGGCAGGAACGGGTAAGGCGATCGCCGCTGGGGTCAGACAAAACCAGATTAATCCGAGTAACACCAGCGCTCTACAGCCATGGATGAAGTATTTATGAAATACCATTGATTTTCTCCATTGCGCTTGAAAATTTAGCTTTCTTTGATAGTTCCGTTATACCCTGGCTTCCTCTAACACCCCCTGCATTCTGCCGAGCCACTCGATAAGACTATCCAACTGTTGCTGAGGTTTCATCGCCCCCAAACCCCGCACCGTCACTTTTTTAGAGGTGTACACAAAGCGGGACTGGAGATGGGACGGCAACTTTTCGGCGAAGCGCTGCCAGGCGGGTTCCTCCATGGGCGTTTCTAGGACGATATTTTGTTTGCCTTCGGGTTTGATGCGCGCAAAACCAAGGGATTTGGCAATCATTTTTAGCTCAATGACCTGGAGCAGTTGCTCGACCGAGGGGGGTAATTTGCCGTAGCGATCGCCCCAATCGGCAGCAATTTGCATCAGTTCCAGTTTAGAGTTGGCCTGGGTAATCAGACGATAGGCATCGAGCTTTTGGTCGCCATCGGTGATGTAGTTGCTCGGAATAAAGGCCGTGAGTCTTAGATCCACCTGACAGTCATCCACCTGGGGAATTTCCTGGCCGCGAATTTCACTGATGCAATCCTGGAGCATCTCCATGTACAGATCAAAGCCAATGGCCTCCATTTGCCCGGACTGCTCTGCCCCAAGGAGATTTCCCACGCCGCGAATTTCCATATCCCGCATCGCCAATTGATAACCAGAACCCAGTTGACTAAATTCCTGCAAGGCGCGCAATCGTTTCCGGGCTTTTTCGGTCAGTTCCCCTTTGCTCGGATAAAGGAGCCACGCGTGGGCCTGGATCCCGGAGCGTCCCACCCGACCCCGCAGTTGATAGAGCTGGGAGAGGCCAAATTTTTGGGCATCTTCGACGATAATCGTGTTCACCCTGGGAATATCTAAGCCAGACTCCACAATGGTCGTACAGAGAAGAATATCCGCCTCGCCATTATTAAAGGTCAACATCGTCGTTTCGAGGTCGGCTTCGTTCATCTGACCGTGGGCGATCGCCACCCGCGCCGAGGGAATCATTTCTTGTAATTGGGTGGCAATGGTTTCGATTCCTTCGACACGGGGCACCACATAGAAAATTTGTCCGCCCCGATCTAATTCATTGCGAATCGCAGTGCGAATAATTTCAGGGTTATGGCGGGACACATGGGTTTGGATCGGGCGACGGGAGGGCGGTGGCGTGGTGATCAGGCTCATTTCCCGAATGCCGGACAGGGACATGTATAGAGTGCGCGGAATCGGGGTGGCGGACAACGTCAAAACATCAACCTTCGTTTTGAGAGCCTTAATTTTTTCCTTTTGATTCACCCCAAAGCGTTGTTCTTCATCGACCACAAGCAAACCTAAATCCTTAAATTGCACGTCTTTGCCGAGGAGTTGTTGGGTGCCGACTACAATGTCTAATTCGCCCTTGTGGAGCCGCTCCAAAATGTCCTTGCGTTCGGAGGCGGTGCGGAAGCGGTTTAAAAGGCCAATATTGATCGGGTAGGGAGAAAAGCGTTCTTTTAAAGTGTGGTAATGCTGTTGGGTCAAAATTGTGGTCGGTGCCAAGAGAGCCACCTGTTTATGGCCGCCAGTCACCACTTTAAAAATGGCCCGGATCGCCACCTCTGTTTTCCCAAATCCCACATCGCCACAAACGAGCCGATCCATTGGGCGATCGCTTTCGAGATCCCGCTTAATATCCTGGACGGCCTTCAGTTGGTCTGGGGTTGCTTGGTACGGGAAAGAATCCTCCATTTCCTGTTGCCAGGGGGCATCGCTTGGGTAGGTTATTCCCTTCATTTCTGCCCGTTGGGCATAGATTTTTAAGAGGTCAACGGCCAGCTTTTTAACGGACTTTCTGACCTTGGCCTTGGTTTTTTCCCAGGTTTTACCGCCCATGCGGTGGAGTTCCGGACGCCCCTTGGCAGTGTGGCGATAGCGGGACAGGGTATCTAAAGAATCTGCGGGAATTCTCAAAATTCCATCGGCATATTTGAGAACTAAATATTCTCGACTTTGCAGGGTTTCAATTTTGATAAAACGACCAATACCGTGGCTTTTGTGGACAATATAATCACCGGGATTGAGCTTATTAACGTCAACGGTTTTTGAGGCGGCCCGGCGACGTTTTCTGATGTAACCAAAGGTGGTGAGGGCGTGTTGGCCATAGAATTCTCGGTCGGTAACAACGGCAATTCTAAAGGTGGGTAGAATAAAACCTTCGAGTTCTGCCTGGCCTTTGTACTTAAGGGCGATCGCCGTGCCTTGGCGTTGGTGCTTTTCGATGGCGGGATAATCCCTGGGGTTGGGGATGAACTGGGCGGCGCAGTCATGTTCCTGGAGTAAGGACACAGAGCGTGAGGGTTGGGCCGAGACCAGCCAAGCATTGTATTTATCGAGGGTAATGGTGCTGTAGATTTCCCGTTTACCCCGCAAAATTTCTGCTAATTTACCAAACTGGTGCGGTGTAATGGGCACCGGACGGCTGGACAAGTTGACACTGGTTTCACTGACATCATCAAGTTCTGCCAGAGTGATTTTTTGATACCGTTGGCTGACTTGGTCGAAATTTTCTTGCACCCTGCGGTGGATTTTCGGCAAGGGAAAGTCGCCATTGAGTAACTGCCACTGGGCCTCGCTGGTTTCGTAGGTGCGATCGCCATGGGCCAGACATTGGGAGAGTTCATCGATGGCCACCAAGGTATTTTCGGGTAAATATTCCAAAATCGAGGCCACCTGATCCGCAAAGGCGATCCCCAAAAAGCGTTGCATTCCCTCCGGGTAAACACCATCCGCCCATTGTTCTTTTTCCTCTGGGGTTAAGGGGAGATCCGCCGGATCAAGGATCTGTTGACCAATTAAAGGAGCCCAGGCCGTGGGGGTCAAAACCAGTTGGTCTACTTTATCGA
It encodes the following:
- a CDS encoding P-II family nitrogen regulator, whose protein sequence is MKKVEAIIRPFKLDEVKIALVNAGIVGMTVSEVRGFGRQKGQTERYRGSEYTVEFLQKLKIEIVIDDDQVDAVVDKIVAAARTGEIGDGKIFISPVDQIVRIRTGEKDLEAV
- a CDS encoding plastocyanin/azurin family copper-binding protein; the encoded protein is MVFHKYFIHGCRALVLLGLIWFCLTPAAIALPVPAQQPLQEMQIHLGTTSGALRFVPDQLEFVAGQRYKLLLDNPSNQKHYFTAKDFADTSWTQKVEAGKVEVKGAIHELELKPGAIAEWILIPQKTGKFELHCSVPGHAAAGMVGTIQVIADS
- the mfd gene encoding transcription-repair coupling factor; protein product: MTFSSVVRFLSRAALTAELNQKLQTQGELALSGLPRLPKGLLASSLAQLQEKNLLVVCATLEEAGRWAAQLEAMGWGQVLFYPTSEASPYEAFDPESEMIWGQMQTLGAIAQGQSSNVGKGMVVVTTERALQPHLPPQTVFQDYCLTLTPGEELDHAGAIATQLTRLGYERVNIVETEGQWTRRGDIVDIFPVSGELPIRLDFFGDQLESIREFDPNSQRSLDKVDQLVLTPTAWAPLIGQQILDPADLPLTPEEKEQWADGVYPEGMQRFLGIAFADQVASILEYLPENTLVAIDELSQCLAHGDRTYETSEAQWQLLNGDFPLPKIHRRVQENFDQVSQRYQKITLAELDDVSETSVNLSSRPVPITPHQFGKLAEILRGKREIYSTITLDKYNAWLVSAQPSRSVSLLQEHDCAAQFIPNPRDYPAIEKHQRQGTAIALKYKGQAELEGFILPTFRIAVVTDREFYGQHALTTFGYIRKRRRAASKTVDVNKLNPGDYIVHKSHGIGRFIKIETLQSREYLVLKYADGILRIPADSLDTLSRYRHTAKGRPELHRMGGKTWEKTKAKVRKSVKKLAVDLLKIYAQRAEMKGITYPSDAPWQQEMEDSFPYQATPDQLKAVQDIKRDLESDRPMDRLVCGDVGFGKTEVAIRAIFKVVTGGHKQVALLAPTTILTQQHYHTLKERFSPYPINIGLLNRFRTASERKDILERLHKGELDIVVGTQQLLGKDVQFKDLGLLVVDEEQRFGVNQKEKIKALKTKVDVLTLSATPIPRTLYMSLSGIREMSLITTPPPSRRPIQTHVSRHNPEIIRTAIRNELDRGGQIFYVVPRVEGIETIATQLQEMIPSARVAIAHGQMNEADLETTMLTFNNGEADILLCTTIVESGLDIPRVNTIIVEDAQKFGLSQLYQLRGRVGRSGIQAHAWLLYPSKGELTEKARKRLRALQEFSQLGSGYQLAMRDMEIRGVGNLLGAEQSGQMEAIGFDLYMEMLQDCISEIRGQEIPQVDDCQVDLRLTAFIPSNYITDGDQKLDAYRLITQANSKLELMQIAADWGDRYGKLPPSVEQLLQVIELKMIAKSLGFARIKPEGKQNIVLETPMEEPAWQRFAEKLPSHLQSRFVYTSKKVTVRGLGAMKPQQQLDSLIEWLGRMQGVLEEARV